In one Corallococcus soli genomic region, the following are encoded:
- a CDS encoding peptidoglycan-binding protein, with protein MSLSATTSQRTNSVASTRSQGVTATSARNDAANPNAILSQYTPTGASARTARQDGHQAGVDASKKMAQADLPRILPYKAAIEAAAQKHGVPPALLAAIASRESRGGAALDRTGHGDAGNGFGLMQVDHRYHSTKGGPTSAAHIDQAAGILKGYLNDVKKAHPDWPEAQQLRGAVAAYNFGPKNVKTQGGMDQGTTGNDYSNDVWARAQALAPSFGGAPVGGNTTTQPSSTGTNTRPTQTADSFDQGGPKRWTTAPSLAQVQAGGVKLSEGMQGPAVKQIQEMLGIPADGKYGPVTRKAVAEFQKAHDLRPGTAEGHVGPTTLRTLQGNRGTNTGNTTGGTNTGNTTNGTNTGNSTTATNNNGAVLGNGVRINTNDPTLKKLATSHLNNGATGYCVRTTLDNMTRLGIPNTPAATGNDPNNPRGGMAQMLRKGWDSIPFPGSRQQTIKSPYGNATANVVTADQYKKLVAEGKVPDGAIIFQSRHGWDYSGGSKGNDMGVVRNGGKTTHNYKDMPSIIYSDCKEVVILVPKGAIQRD; from the coding sequence ATGAGCCTGTCCGCGACCACGTCCCAGCGCACGAACTCAGTTGCTTCGACTCGTTCTCAGGGAGTGACGGCGACGTCGGCGCGCAATGACGCCGCGAACCCGAACGCCATCCTCTCGCAGTACACGCCGACGGGCGCGTCCGCGCGCACGGCACGCCAGGACGGACACCAGGCGGGAGTGGACGCGTCGAAGAAGATGGCGCAGGCGGACCTGCCCCGCATCCTGCCGTACAAGGCGGCCATCGAGGCGGCGGCGCAGAAGCACGGCGTGCCCCCGGCGCTGCTGGCGGCCATCGCGAGCCGCGAGTCGCGCGGTGGCGCGGCCCTGGACCGGACGGGCCACGGTGACGCGGGCAACGGCTTTGGCCTGATGCAGGTGGATCACCGCTACCACTCGACGAAGGGCGGGCCCACCAGCGCCGCGCACATCGACCAGGCGGCGGGCATCCTCAAGGGCTACCTGAACGACGTGAAGAAGGCGCACCCGGACTGGCCGGAGGCGCAGCAGCTGCGCGGCGCGGTGGCGGCCTACAACTTCGGCCCCAAGAACGTGAAGACCCAGGGTGGGATGGACCAGGGCACCACGGGCAACGACTACTCCAACGACGTCTGGGCGCGCGCGCAGGCGCTGGCGCCGAGCTTCGGTGGCGCGCCCGTGGGCGGCAACACCACGACCCAGCCTTCCTCCACCGGCACGAACACCCGCCCGACGCAGACGGCGGACTCCTTCGACCAGGGCGGCCCCAAGCGCTGGACCACCGCGCCGTCGCTGGCGCAGGTGCAGGCGGGCGGCGTGAAGCTGAGCGAGGGCATGCAGGGCCCCGCGGTGAAGCAGATCCAGGAGATGCTGGGCATCCCGGCGGACGGCAAGTACGGCCCCGTCACCCGCAAGGCCGTGGCGGAGTTCCAGAAGGCCCATGACCTGCGCCCGGGCACGGCGGAGGGCCACGTGGGGCCCACCACGCTGCGGACGCTGCAGGGCAACCGCGGCACGAACACCGGCAACACCACCGGTGGCACGAACACGGGCAACACGACGAACGGGACGAACACCGGCAACAGCACCACCGCGACGAACAACAACGGCGCGGTGCTGGGCAATGGCGTGCGCATCAACACGAACGACCCCACGCTGAAGAAGCTGGCCACCTCGCACCTGAACAACGGCGCGACGGGCTACTGCGTGCGCACGACGCTGGACAACATGACCCGCCTGGGCATCCCGAACACCCCCGCGGCCACGGGCAACGACCCGAACAACCCGCGCGGCGGCATGGCGCAGATGCTGCGCAAGGGCTGGGACTCCATCCCGTTCCCCGGCTCGCGTCAGCAGACCATCAAGAGCCCGTACGGCAACGCCACCGCGAACGTGGTGACCGCGGACCAGTACAAGAAGCTCGTCGCGGAGGGCAAGGTCCCGGACGGCGCCATCATCTTCCAGTCGCGCCACGGCTGGGACTACAGCGGCGGCTCCAAGGGCAACGACATGGGCGTCGTGCGCAACGGCGGCAAGACGACGCACAACTACAAGGACATGCCGTCCATCATCTACTCGGACTGCAAGGAAGTCGTGATCCTCGTCCCGAAGGGCGCCATCCAGCGCGACTGA
- a CDS encoding TetR/AcrR family transcriptional regulator gives MTQKTEQKQKSHDAILASAAALLLERGIQASSIMDVMKGAGLTVGGFYGHFESKEHLFTETLRGTTRTVWNKLVRKAKEDAPQAPAARVLEGYLSRKHRDAAAPTCPLPSIVADVSRTGEPYRGALEAELQGFTQSFAELLGPGARHREKALVAIALMYGALSLSRAVRGTKLSDELLEAAKRWGSELLAKPAA, from the coding sequence ATGACCCAGAAGACGGAGCAGAAGCAGAAGTCGCATGACGCCATCCTCGCGTCCGCCGCCGCGTTGCTGCTGGAGCGGGGCATCCAGGCCAGCTCCATCATGGACGTGATGAAGGGTGCGGGACTCACGGTGGGCGGCTTCTACGGGCACTTCGAGTCCAAGGAGCACCTGTTCACGGAGACGCTCCGGGGCACCACGCGCACGGTGTGGAACAAGCTGGTGCGCAAGGCGAAGGAGGACGCGCCCCAGGCCCCCGCAGCGCGGGTGCTGGAGGGCTACCTGTCGCGCAAGCACCGCGACGCCGCCGCCCCCACCTGCCCGCTGCCCAGCATCGTCGCGGACGTGTCGCGCACCGGAGAGCCGTACCGGGGCGCGCTGGAGGCGGAGCTGCAGGGGTTCACCCAGTCCTTCGCGGAGCTGCTGGGCCCCGGGGCGCGCCACCGCGAGAAGGCCCTGGTGGCCATCGCGCTCATGTACGGCGCCCTGTCACTGTCGCGCGCCGTCCGGGGCACGAAGCTGTCGGATGAGCTGCTGGAGGCGGCGAAGAGGTGGGGGTCGGAGCTGCTCGCGAAGCCGGCCGCGTGA